The genomic segment GCAGTCGGCCTATTTTCACCGAAACCTAAATGGGGCTCGACACTGGCTGGACGCGAACACTGGGGAAATCTTTAAGGATGAAGAAGAAGTTATCGGTCTTTATCGTTCCCGACTCCGGGGAAGTAAGACAATTTTCAATATCAAGAACGGTACTTATCACCGTTGTCAGCGCTATATTCACATACGCTATCGTAACAGTATTCCTTTCGTACGGGTTCTTCTCAAGCCGTATTGAGGCTCATAAGATCGACACCCTTACCAAGGAAAACCAATTCCTGACGGCCAAACTGGTCGATATCAGCGAGTCTATCGACTTCCTCCAGACAGAAATCGCCTCGCTGACCGAGAAGGAAAAGGCCATCCGTACCATATTTGAACTCCCTGAAATCGATCCGCAACAGCGTGAACTCGGAATCGGCGGCCCGAATATCCTCCCGCAAGAGGAATTGGCGCCAAGTCGTTCGTTTGCGTTTCAATCAGAAGCTGAGGTTGATCGCCTCGTAGCACTTACGAACTTCGAAAAAGAACAATTTAATAGTGTTTACGAAGCCCTCCTCCAGAAGAAAACTGATCTCGACCATACTCCCTCAATTATGCCGACCGTCGGCTATCTAATGAGAGGATATGGCATGAAGAGCGATCCGTTCACCGGTCAAGTCAAACTCCATTCTGGTCTCGATATCTCGAATTCGATCGGTACCCGTGTTGTCGCAACCGCTAACGGCACGGTCGAAAAAGTCGAAATCATGAGCGGCCTGGGCAAAACCGTAGTTATCGATCACGGTAACGGCTTCAAGACCGTCTATGGCCATCTCTCAGGCTACAAAGTTCGCCCCGGCGACAAGGTTGTCCGCGGACAACATATCGCTTTGATGGGAAACACCGGTTATTCGACAGGTCCGCATCTGCATTACGAAGTACTTAAAAACGGTGCTTCAGTCAATCCGATGCAGCACGTGATAACCTATTCCAACAACTTCTAATTCTATTTCTGGTTGGTCCTTTTTAGGGTAAGACTCCTCGTCCTATCTGAAAACTTATTGTGTTCCTGCGTAAGTTGTTGCCATTTAGCCACTTGAAGTAGAAATCCGCAATATTGTTGAATCTGACGCTTTTGCGCTTGCTATAATAGACCCAACTCGTACATTTAAGAAAAGCACAAATAAATCCAATCGTCCTGCGTAACGCAAAATCCGTTCAAACTTGGAACATTAGGGCGATAGTCGCGTTACAATCTTATGATAGCCATTTGGGGTCTATCTTTGAGATAAAAGAGTTAGTGAGGATAACGTGAGAATAAAGAAAACCAAGGACGTCGTTGCTGATCAGGACGATCTGGAACTGGACGATTCTACCGAATCGCTCGACCCGGCTGATCAAAGCGAAGCCGAGACTGTTGCGCTTATAAAGCGCATTCAGACCGGCGAACAGGCCGCCTTTGGCAGCCTGATGAAGAAGTACAAGAATCAAGTTGCCGGTATCGCCTATCGCATGGTCGGCGACTATGACGAAGCCAAAGACATTTCGCAGATGGTGTTTGTGAAGACCGCCCGCAACCTGGACCGGTTTGACACCACCAAGAAATTCTCAACCTGGCTTTATCGTATCACCGTCAACGCGGCGATCGATTACATCCGCAAACAGAAAAAGCATCGCCACGAAACGATCGAGAACTACACAGACTCTATCGAGACCCACAGCGATACACCCGATATGAGTCTCTACCGCAAGAACATCAAGGAATGCATCCTGCAAGCGGCCGATGCTCTCAATGACAAGCAGAAAGCGGCTTTTGTCCTGCGCGACATTGACGGCCACGAAATCGAGGAAGTTTCCGAGATTCTCGGTATGCCCGAAGCCACTGTACGTTGGTACCTCCATCGCGCCCGGCTCCGCCTCCGCAAGGAACTGCTTCGCAAGTATCCGTCATTTGTAGAAAAGATGGGTGTCGTCCTTGACGCCCCGACTCGAACATTTTAATAGCTTACAAGTACAACCTCCCGAGAAAATCGGCGCGTGACTTCGGTCGCGCGCCGATTTGTTTCCAGGGTCGGCTTATGAAGTGAACAACATCTCAACGTAATTCTGATACAGTCTCATTTGTCTCGCAGTCAAACCGCGGTCCTGAAAACTCCGTTCCAAAACGAACCCGCCTTCGATGATTACCGTGAACATATCCGCTACGTCGTCCAGATTGATCTCAAACCTCGGTTTCGCCGTCGCAGCAACTTCGTCAAGCAGCACTCGCATAGCCCGCCTTGTTTCCATCAGAGCGTCAGAAATAATCACACTGGTGCGTTCGTCGATAAGCGCGCTCTCATAGCAAAACGTCGCCAACAGGCAACCCTGTGTTGGAGAGTCAGTCTGTTCAAACATCTCGGCAAATAACCCGATCGTCAGAAGCAATCGGTGAAGGGGATCTCTCGCCAGCTTCGAAGCCCGCTCTATCATCGCATCAGTTGTTGATTTGTCGATCTGTGCAAATCGAGAAACCAGCGCGTGCGCCAAGTCGGTCTTTGTTTCAAAGTGATAGAAGAAGGCACCCTTGGTAATACCGGCTTTGCTGATAACCTTATCGATCGAAGTGGCGCCATAACCATTCTCCATTACCAGTGCCTCAGCGGCATTGAGTATCTTGTCCTTTGTCGAATCACCTGTACGCGACATGGTCCTCCTTGTCTGTCACCACTACTATAACGCTAATACTATACTAAATAGTTTCCTTCATTTCAATAAATTCTTGAAATCTGTCCTATTTCATAATCTATTGTATGTAATGATGTTAGTGTGATATACACGGAGAAACAGCCGCATTCGGCAAAAAAATGTGAAACAGTACGCAATCGGTGTCGTATGTAATACCATACCAACCAGTCGGTATTATAACTTAGAAAGGAAAACCGATATGTGCCAAATTCAAGTCTCGAAAAGACTCTTCGACCAAGAACGCGCCGAAGGATTCTCGCAGAAACTGCTCGACACCGTAAACGCCGGATCACTCAGCTTGATGATATCCATCGGCCACCGCACCGGCCTGTTCGACACTATGTCCAATCTCCCGCCCTCAACCTCGCCTGAGATCGCTGATGCAGCCGGACTTAATGAACGCTATGTTCGCGAATGGCTCGGCGCCATGGCGATAAGCGGAGTTGTCGAATATGACACCAGCACCCGTTGTTACTCGCTTCCGGCCGAACATGCTGCCTATCTCACTCGTGCCGCCGCTGAGAACAACATGGCGGTCTTCACCCAATACATCGCTGTCATGGGTCAGGTCGAAGATGACATTCTCGAGTGCTTCCGCAATGGCGGCGGTGTTCCGTATAGCCGCTTTCCTCGATTCCACGAGGTTATGGCTGAAGACTCCGGCCAGTCAGTTCTGTCGTCGTTGTTCGACCACATTCTTCCCTTGATTCCCAGAATCCAGGACCGTCTGGAGTCAGGAATCGATGTCCTTGATCTCGGTTGTGGTCGCGGCAAAGCCTTGATTGCCATGGCGGAGCGTTTTCCGCAAAGCCGCTTTGTCGGGTATGACTTGTCCGAGGAAGCCATTGCTTATGCGGATGCACAAGCACAGATGCGAAATCTGAGAAACATCCGCTTCGAAGTCCGCGACCTAAGCGACTATTCCCAGACCGCTGACATTCACTCATACGACTTCGTCACTACATTCGATGCCGTTCACGATCAAGCCAAACCGATGGAACTGCTCAAAGGTATCCGTCGGACTTTGCGTCCCGGCGGAACGTACATGATGCAGGACATCAGCGCGTCGAGCCATATCGAAAACAACATGAACCATCCGCTGGGAACCTTGCTTTATACGATCTCAACCATGCATTGCATGACTGTCTCGTTGGCGCAGGGCGGTGAAGGACTCGGTACTGTCTGGGGTCGTGAACTCGCACAGACTATGCTGCGTGAGGCCGGCTTCGGCCAGATCACAATTCACCAACTGGATCACGATGTTCAAAACGAATACTATGTCATGCCGGTCTAAACGGCATGACATACTCTAGCCGCAACCGCTCAAATGCTTCCCTCTCCCAATAATCGATCAACTGAGATCGAATCCGGGAGAGGGAAACAGGGCAAGGCTGTTGCGCAACATACTTGCCTGTCACACCAACATAGTCCAGCATCTTGCCCTTGCCGATTCTCCTTCTTATTTGTAGAATAGAGTATGAACAGCTTAACGTTTACTTCGGAGGGCAACCCGTGATCACTCGCACCCAATCAATCCTGACTCTGACATTGCTTACGACCGCGATTATCGTACTGACATTTCAACCGGCCAATGCACAACCATCCGCAACCTCCGACAGCCTATTCGCGCAAGCCAACGCTTTGCTCCAACAAGAGAAGTGGTCCGAAGCCGCCGCCGCCTTTGAACGCGTCACCAAGATTGACACCACCAACACGCAGGCAATCTTCCAGCTCGGCCAGTCATACTACTTGATGAACGAATTCAAGAAAGCCGCCGCTGCCTGGGAGCGCGCCGATGCCCGCAACTATCGCCCAGCCACCACGCGCTACAACATCGCGTCGTCTTATGCTCAACTCTACGACAAAGAGAATGCCTTCATCTGGCTGGCGCAGGCGCTCGAAGCCGGCTTCAACCGCACCGATATTCTCGGCAATGACAAAGTCCTCGACACCTTGCGCAGCGACGATCGTTTCGCCAAGGTTCTCGAAGTCGCTGACCAAAACGCTCGCCCTTGCGAATATGATCCGGTCTATCGCATCCTCGATTTCTGGCTCGGCGAGTGGGATGTCTTTGCCAACGAAAACCAGAAGATCGGCGTCAGCTTCATTCGCAAAATGGTCAACGGCTGCGCCATCCAGGAGAACTTCGAACAGCTCGATGGATTCGTCGGGCAAAATCTTTTCTACTTCAACAATGTCACAGGCGAATGGAAAATGATCTGGGTCACCGGTGCGGCAACCTCGCTTGGCGGCGTCAAAGAGAAAGTCATGAACGCGCGCGACGATTCCGGCACTGTCCGATTCCAAGGTACACTTCCCGACAACACCGCCGGACAACTGATTCTCGACCGCTCGACCTTTGCGCCGGTCTCCAAAGATCGCGTCAACATGACCATCCAGCAATCACGCGATGGCGGCGACAATTGGGTCACCACCTTCTCCGGGTACTACCAACGCCGCGAGAAGTAGGTCAGACATTCTGAGGCTGTTTCACAAGTCAAGACCAAGTTAGGTGCCCCACCGCTTGCGGTGGGATTGTTGCATCTCGACAACAACATATAGTGGTCGGCTGTCGCTGAACTGAACTTCCGGGACAGCCTCTCCTTGCCTGACATTGTTTGGCATACGAGTAGGCTAGAACCCTCGTCCTGAAGTTGAATGGCACTGGGAGCATCTCTCCAGAGGGTTCCGGCAACCACACGGAAGCTCTTTCCCTCTCCCTCCGGCCGACTAGGTCCCGCCTTGCGGGAGAGAGGGTAGGTCAACGATCCCGATTTATCGGGGGTGAAGGCCCTCATTCCAATTGACAACATGGAACCGAATCACTATATTCCTCCGTGCGCGGCAGTCGTCCACGCCTGCCGCGGCTGTACACTAAATTCTTCTCCGCTACGGGGGTAGCATGAAACACAAAAGTTGGCAAATCCTGATCCTCGGAACCATCCTCGCCTGCGCATTCGCCTGCACTGAAAACATCACCGAGGAAAAACACGTCGCCATCGGCAACCGCCTGACTTCAACTCCCGAGGTCCTTCGCGGTTTGACCTGGACGCGGCAATTCACAATCGACAATCCCGTTGCCGGCAGTCACTACTCGTGGCAGACAGTATTCACCAGCAAGGAACCAGCCGGAACCTTCGACATCGATTCGACCGGGTTGTTTCGCTTTGCCTCAGCTACAAGCGACTTCGACAATACCTTTGGATTTCGCGCCTTGTTGAGCGACGGCGCCGCAATTGTCGACAACTACGATTTCTCAATTCGCGTCAAATCCGATTCGCCGCTGTTGATAAGTATCGAAAAAACTCACAACACGTTTCAAGGTCTGTTCGAATTCGTTTCGATCACCAAGAAGCAGGGCAGTCATCCTTTCGGCAGTTTTGAATGCTCTGTTCTTTTCGATTCGCTGGCACTGCAATTGGTCGATGTCGAGAAAGGCACAGGCATCTCCGCCGCCGCCTGCAATTGGGAGCGCATTGATTACACTTTGTCGGAACTCGTTGGCAATACCACCGACCCCGTCAAGAGATTGAACCTTCATGCATACGCCGATGACCCGGCAATCACCGGAACGCCAACCTGTCTCACACTCCCTGATGATGCTGAAATCTTTCGCCTCAAATTCTCTGTTTCCAACGATTTCAAATACAATTGTGAAATGCTGCCGATTCGCTTCGTCTGGACCGGCTGTCAACAAAATGCCGCCTACTCGCCGACCGGCGACACAGTGTATCTGCCCGCCGAAGTCTTTGATTATTCCTGGGACGGTAATCTCAACAACCAAGCACATCGTTTAACCGGCTTCGACTGCGACTCCAGTTACAACTATTCACTCGGCGGCGAATGCGCCAAGTTCCTTCAGGACTGCGCGCCACTGACCGAGATTCGTAACATGGTTCTGTGGAACGGCGGTGTCGATCTGGTTTGTGCCGACTCGATTGACGACCCAGGGGATATTCGCTACTGCCCGTGGGACTACGGAGAAATGGGTTGGTGGGGAAGAAATTTATTCGTGATGCTGCCCTATATTCAGAATTACATTCTCGTTGGTGATAGCGCCCTTAATGGTCTCGCCCCCCACTGCATTTTCGAGACGGATGTCAATCA from the bacterium genome contains:
- a CDS encoding TetR/AcrR family transcriptional regulator → MSRTGDSTKDKILNAAEALVMENGYGATSIDKVISKAGITKGAFFYHFETKTDLAHALVSRFAQIDKSTTDAMIERASKLARDPLHRLLLTIGLFAEMFEQTDSPTQGCLLATFCYESALIDERTSVIISDALMETRRAMRVLLDEVAATAKPRFEINLDDVADMFTVIIEGGFVLERSFQDRGLTARQMRLYQNYVEMLFTS
- a CDS encoding M23 family metallopeptidase, which codes for MKKKLSVFIVPDSGEVRQFSISRTVLITVVSAIFTYAIVTVFLSYGFFSSRIEAHKIDTLTKENQFLTAKLVDISESIDFLQTEIASLTEKEKAIRTIFELPEIDPQQRELGIGGPNILPQEELAPSRSFAFQSEAEVDRLVALTNFEKEQFNSVYEALLQKKTDLDHTPSIMPTVGYLMRGYGMKSDPFTGQVKLHSGLDISNSIGTRVVATANGTVEKVEIMSGLGKTVVIDHGNGFKTVYGHLSGYKVRPGDKVVRGQHIALMGNTGYSTGPHLHYEVLKNGASVNPMQHVITYSNNF
- a CDS encoding sigma-70 family RNA polymerase sigma factor; this encodes MRIKKTKDVVADQDDLELDDSTESLDPADQSEAETVALIKRIQTGEQAAFGSLMKKYKNQVAGIAYRMVGDYDEAKDISQMVFVKTARNLDRFDTTKKFSTWLYRITVNAAIDYIRKQKKHRHETIENYTDSIETHSDTPDMSLYRKNIKECILQAADALNDKQKAAFVLRDIDGHEIEEVSEILGMPEATVRWYLHRARLRLRKELLRKYPSFVEKMGVVLDAPTRTF
- a CDS encoding tetratricopeptide repeat protein, with the translated sequence MITRTQSILTLTLLTTAIIVLTFQPANAQPSATSDSLFAQANALLQQEKWSEAAAAFERVTKIDTTNTQAIFQLGQSYYLMNEFKKAAAAWERADARNYRPATTRYNIASSYAQLYDKENAFIWLAQALEAGFNRTDILGNDKVLDTLRSDDRFAKVLEVADQNARPCEYDPVYRILDFWLGEWDVFANENQKIGVSFIRKMVNGCAIQENFEQLDGFVGQNLFYFNNVTGEWKMIWVTGAATSLGGVKEKVMNARDDSGTVRFQGTLPDNTAGQLILDRSTFAPVSKDRVNMTIQQSRDGGDNWVTTFSGYYQRREK
- a CDS encoding methyltransferase domain-containing protein, which codes for MCQIQVSKRLFDQERAEGFSQKLLDTVNAGSLSLMISIGHRTGLFDTMSNLPPSTSPEIADAAGLNERYVREWLGAMAISGVVEYDTSTRCYSLPAEHAAYLTRAAAENNMAVFTQYIAVMGQVEDDILECFRNGGGVPYSRFPRFHEVMAEDSGQSVLSSLFDHILPLIPRIQDRLESGIDVLDLGCGRGKALIAMAERFPQSRFVGYDLSEEAIAYADAQAQMRNLRNIRFEVRDLSDYSQTADIHSYDFVTTFDAVHDQAKPMELLKGIRRTLRPGGTYMMQDISASSHIENNMNHPLGTLLYTISTMHCMTVSLAQGGEGLGTVWGRELAQTMLREAGFGQITIHQLDHDVQNEYYVMPV